Proteins encoded within one genomic window of Cytophagales bacterium:
- a CDS encoding FHA domain-containing serine/threonine-protein kinase: MEAKIGKYEILSTLGEGGMARVYHVRSDVNKAEYAIKELYSKFVHVEEYRIRFLAEAETLKKLNHPNVIRIYKVVETANRLYMVMEYCDGMPLSSHIIEQSGPIPEVKANEIFSQILAAVGYFHQKDIIHRDIKPSNILIGTDMSVKIIDFGVAKAFDSKRTRVGAVLGTVTFMSPEQTKGLTIDNRTDIYSLGVTLFYMITGKPPYDLKTLSEYELMKKIINEPLPRMRDLYPFVSDHIQSIVDRATDKNMTRRFQDCRSFLDALNFREGSSETTDDLAKVTVGRDDSCNITVNDDKNSVSRFHAEITFDGIHYYLRDNSSNGTIIDNNQYVHRRCEIGPDSKIFLAGKVQLPWSKIEGCFDNSSRIPNHSSIHRNTKTEKEKSFFDLAICLLIPIIGWVRYYTWYNRHVKEAKLSGILSFIGFALYLFLTWLYYEYKPT, translated from the coding sequence ATGGAAGCTAAAATTGGGAAGTACGAAATTTTAAGCACCCTTGGTGAAGGAGGAATGGCACGAGTTTACCACGTTCGAAGTGACGTGAATAAAGCAGAATATGCCATCAAGGAATTGTACTCAAAGTTTGTTCATGTCGAAGAATATCGCATTCGATTTTTGGCTGAAGCGGAGACACTTAAAAAGCTTAATCATCCCAATGTAATAAGGATCTACAAAGTAGTAGAAACTGCCAACAGGCTATACATGGTTATGGAATATTGTGATGGCATGCCTTTGAGTTCTCACATCATTGAACAATCTGGTCCCATTCCGGAGGTAAAAGCAAATGAGATTTTCAGTCAGATTCTTGCCGCTGTAGGGTACTTTCATCAGAAGGATATCATTCATCGTGATATAAAACCCAGCAATATCCTCATTGGTACAGATATGAGTGTGAAGATCATTGACTTTGGCGTGGCAAAAGCATTTGATTCGAAGAGGACCAGGGTGGGTGCGGTTTTAGGTACAGTAACATTTATGAGCCCTGAACAGACTAAGGGACTGACCATTGATAACCGCACAGATATTTATTCTCTTGGTGTCACGCTGTTCTATATGATCACCGGCAAACCGCCTTATGACCTTAAGACACTTTCGGAGTATGAATTGATGAAGAAAATCATCAATGAGCCGTTACCCAGAATGAGGGATTTGTATCCTTTTGTTTCTGATCACATCCAATCCATTGTTGATCGGGCCACAGACAAAAACATGACCAGGAGATTTCAGGATTGTAGATCGTTCCTTGACGCATTAAATTTTCGAGAAGGGAGCTCCGAAACAACTGACGACTTAGCAAAAGTTACTGTAGGCCGGGATGACTCCTGCAATATTACGGTGAATGACGATAAAAATTCTGTAAGTCGATTCCATGCAGAAATCACGTTTGATGGTATCCACTATTACTTGCGCGATAACAGTAGCAATGGTACGATTATCGACAATAATCAATATGTGCATCGGCGTTGCGAAATTGGTCCTGATAGCAAGATTTTCCTGGCAGGGAAAGTGCAACTTCCCTGGTCAAAAATTGAGGGCTGTTTTGATAATTCGAGTAGAATTCCGAATCATTCATCTATTCATAGAAATACCAAAACAGAAAAAGAGAAGTCCTTCTTTGATTTAGCTATTTGTTTATTGATCCCCATCATCGGATGGGTAAGGTATTACACCTGGTATAATCGTCATGTAAAAGAAGCAAAGTTGTCAGGTATTCTGTCTTTTATCGGGTTTGCACTGTACCTGTTTTTAACCTGGCTTTACTATGAATATAAACCGACTTAA
- a CDS encoding Stp1/IreP family PP2C-type Ser/Thr phosphatase, which produces MHKRKIGYLIAILYQLLVFGVVSGQEIPNEKEGPFEVNSTQHRLNEARVVRPEVEVPKTDLIIKIPMLGLDTTLTLIQLIERQHEIKMISYSNGDSLVLESLRNNYFFVRTDKLTENSEAEGPDEFIEDLMPFIRKYQTPILIAGIALILLILTLIVVSRHHMKKKTKLTKDEEDQEINSSVIPTGHRLGNATHVGQVRKANEDYYGSQETRNGELYLVCDGMGGHVGGAKAAQLAVETICAYMDKKVFQDPRVGLYESIIAANEAIIRYARNYPKFKGMGATCVAILIKGLNVYYSHVGDSRIYLLSKRRLERLTKDHSFVQTLVDKGIISSEEAEQHPRKNEITRALGIKENIEPELASNPIPAKRGDSFLLCSDGLTGVVGDARIERVLKKEGTEQEKANKLIEMANRGGGPDNITVQIITFS; this is translated from the coding sequence ATGCATAAAAGAAAGATAGGTTATTTGATAGCGATACTCTATCAACTATTGGTATTTGGCGTCGTGAGTGGGCAGGAAATACCGAACGAAAAGGAAGGGCCCTTTGAAGTTAATTCAACGCAACACAGATTGAACGAGGCAAGAGTGGTCAGGCCTGAAGTGGAGGTGCCAAAAACTGATTTGATTATTAAAATCCCCATGTTGGGTTTAGATACTACACTCACACTTATTCAGCTTATTGAAAGACAACATGAGATAAAAATGATATCGTATTCTAATGGTGATAGTTTAGTATTGGAGTCCCTGAGAAATAACTATTTCTTTGTGAGAACTGACAAACTCACGGAAAATAGCGAAGCGGAAGGCCCGGATGAATTTATAGAAGACCTGATGCCTTTCATTCGTAAATACCAAACACCAATATTGATTGCGGGGATCGCCTTGATTTTGTTGATTTTGACTTTGATCGTGGTAAGCAGACACCATATGAAAAAGAAGACGAAATTGACCAAGGATGAAGAAGATCAGGAAATAAATTCAAGTGTCATACCAACGGGTCATCGACTAGGAAATGCCACTCATGTTGGTCAGGTTAGAAAAGCAAATGAAGATTATTACGGATCGCAAGAGACAAGGAACGGTGAACTCTACCTCGTTTGTGACGGAATGGGAGGGCATGTTGGAGGTGCTAAGGCTGCTCAATTAGCTGTAGAGACCATTTGTGCTTACATGGATAAAAAGGTATTTCAGGACCCAAGGGTAGGCCTTTATGAATCAATTATTGCCGCAAATGAAGCAATCATTAGATATGCGCGGAATTACCCTAAGTTCAAAGGTATGGGCGCAACATGTGTTGCTATTCTTATCAAAGGTCTTAATGTGTATTATTCACATGTAGGAGATAGTCGGATCTACCTTCTTTCCAAAAGACGATTAGAAAGATTGACGAAGGATCATTCCTTCGTACAGACATTGGTGGATAAGGGAATTATCTCCAGTGAGGAGGCAGAACAACATCCTAGAAAAAATGAGATCACTAGGGCTTTAGGTATCAAAGAGAACATTGAACCTGAGTTAGCCTCGAATCCTATTCCAGCGAAAAGAGGAGATAGCTTTTTGCTTTGCTCCGATGGGTTGACAGGTGTCGTAGGAGATGCTCGAATTGAAAGAGTTTTGAAAAAGGAAGGTACAGAACAGGAAAAAGCCAATAAGCTTATTGAAATGGCGAATAGAGGTGGTGGACCAGATAATATCACTGTCCAGATCATAACATTTAGCTAA
- a CDS encoding FHA domain-containing protein — MTSTTKCPQGHIYDNQIYEVCPYCPRPSDKTTINDDGGETIPMQEAVHDKAPSQHTRIFGGDITDGKKLMGVLITYDLDPLGKVFHLYEGKNVIGSAASSNIHIDSDNLISGKHVTILFRGGLCRFKDEFSTNGTNINGFSKEEGVLGDRDVIQIGSTNLHLMLAPTD; from the coding sequence ATGACAAGTACTACAAAATGTCCACAAGGCCATATTTACGATAATCAGATCTATGAGGTTTGTCCCTACTGTCCGCGACCTTCTGATAAAACAACGATTAATGACGATGGAGGAGAAACGATACCGATGCAAGAAGCGGTGCATGACAAGGCTCCGTCTCAACATACCAGGATATTTGGTGGGGATATAACTGATGGGAAGAAACTTATGGGTGTATTGATTACATACGATTTGGATCCCCTTGGGAAGGTTTTTCACCTTTATGAAGGCAAGAATGTTATAGGTTCCGCTGCATCAAGTAACATACACATTGATTCTGATAATTTAATTTCAGGAAAACATGTTACCATTTTATTCCGAGGTGGTCTTTGCAGATTCAAAGATGAATTTTCAACGAATGGCACCAACATTAACGGATTTAGCAAAGAAGAAGGAGTCTTGGGTGATCGTGACGTCATTCAAATTGGAAGTACCAACCTTCATTTAATGCTGGCACCTACTGATTAG
- a CDS encoding FHA domain-containing protein, whose product MGYYCMLCDTYYEIPTSDFICQAPDCPGGGITGLLIDEKTYLTSGNDHENRLQNLNSDLSFYSGGSTIGFYLKEVKIGRSPQNDIVLNHSSISNEHAVITMDRSNKIRIVDLNSTNGTYVNGQKIDEASLRKSDRVSVGRYPVEWTPHFQSFPSKGTVTKRTIGRGSKCDIVIGGNDVSRLHATLWYSENGDIQIQDENSSNGVYINGQKIVGIRQIKPTDEILIAKRYELQWSDIKQGIN is encoded by the coding sequence ATGGGTTACTACTGCATGTTGTGTGATACTTACTACGAGATCCCTACTTCGGATTTCATATGCCAGGCTCCTGATTGTCCTGGTGGGGGAATCACTGGTTTACTCATAGATGAAAAGACTTATCTGACCTCTGGAAATGACCATGAAAATAGACTTCAAAACTTGAATTCCGATTTGAGTTTCTATAGTGGAGGATCAACAATTGGGTTTTACCTCAAAGAAGTGAAAATTGGTCGATCTCCGCAAAATGATATTGTCCTGAACCACTCTTCAATATCCAACGAACATGCCGTAATCACTATGGATCGCAGCAATAAGATTCGGATCGTTGATTTGAATTCTACAAATGGAACGTATGTCAATGGACAAAAAATTGATGAAGCATCGCTGCGGAAATCGGATCGGGTTTCCGTAGGTCGCTACCCAGTCGAATGGACCCCTCATTTTCAATCCTTCCCAAGCAAGGGAACCGTGACCAAAAGAACTATCGGTCGTGGATCAAAATGTGATATCGTGATAGGTGGTAATGATGTCTCAAGACTTCACGCCACCCTATGGTATTCCGAAAATGGAGACATTCAGATTCAGGATGAAAATTCAAGTAATGGAGTGTACATCAATGGACAAAAAATTGTGGGTATCAGGCAAATCAAACCCACTGATGAAATCTTAATTGCGAAGAGGTATGAGCTACAATGGAGTGACATTAAGCAAGGAATCAATTGA
- a CDS encoding sensor histidine kinase, whose protein sequence is MWILTLLIKILIIADSLAQDQRLVDSLQNQLTLNIDSDLKIDVLNELSWVLKNSDQEKAKAYGLQALQLSKVLQDFEKQATSLNRIGEVERIWGNLNQAVVYFENALSIEREINHVYGIARAQSNLCTTYKNLGFYRKAEEAGLECLQLFQRLNRTLSVKRTYQRLALVYQKMRQPDKAISMLQKKLDLDSTSTDSVSIGNSLMTIGNMYYQGASYDVAITYLNKARDIWVKKGNRQKEAFVYTDLSRIYIQLEEYSTAELLNKKSIQLKDSLQVPLLSATNYNNLALIKAKNGDFDSAKIFYHKSITLKLLGGSKKGLSLSYYNLGTLFKDEENLDSAIHYFQKSLEAKPESPGLKMELYWNLSNMFYLKRDFERSNNFKTEYGIIRDSLDLLVEEAARAKDNFEFEQREKLRLTKESQIKQVQLAKRTQLTYFLIAGLILLSLLFVVGFHYYRIRKNTVISEKNAKINQQQIDDLLKNHELKELGARLDGQEKERVRIARELHDRLGSTLSIAKMHFKSVEQNLNHLQKQNQEQYEKATDLLDQAVDEVRSISNEMISGELYKFGLVQALRSLRNSVNESNELNIKFIEKGFDGERMSYDTEINIYRCIQELLSNTLKHANASEVIIQLIKTEKQIHVQVEDDGIGFDTHRIADGGIGLKNIRARAEQLDAEVNIDARIGNGTFITIDIPLKNL, encoded by the coding sequence GTGTGGATTTTAACCTTACTTATCAAAATATTAATAATCGCAGATAGCCTGGCTCAAGACCAAAGATTGGTGGACAGTCTACAGAACCAACTAACACTCAACATTGATTCAGACCTCAAAATAGATGTGTTAAACGAGCTCTCCTGGGTACTTAAAAATTCAGATCAGGAAAAAGCGAAAGCGTATGGGCTTCAAGCTTTGCAACTCAGTAAAGTACTGCAAGATTTCGAAAAACAAGCGACGAGCCTAAATCGAATTGGAGAAGTCGAACGAATATGGGGCAATCTCAATCAAGCTGTTGTCTACTTTGAAAATGCCTTATCCATCGAGCGTGAAATTAACCATGTTTACGGTATCGCACGAGCTCAATCCAATCTATGTACAACCTATAAAAACCTAGGCTTTTACAGAAAAGCTGAAGAAGCTGGCCTGGAATGCCTTCAACTTTTTCAAAGACTTAACAGGACCTTATCAGTCAAACGAACTTACCAACGACTGGCACTTGTCTACCAAAAGATGAGACAACCGGATAAGGCAATCTCTATGCTTCAGAAAAAACTAGATTTAGATTCTACTAGCACTGATTCAGTTAGCATTGGTAATTCCTTGATGACCATTGGAAACATGTATTATCAGGGCGCTAGTTATGATGTAGCCATAACCTACCTAAATAAAGCCCGGGATATTTGGGTAAAAAAGGGAAATAGACAAAAAGAAGCATTCGTTTACACAGATCTCAGCAGGATCTACATACAGCTTGAAGAATATTCAACAGCCGAACTTCTCAATAAAAAAAGTATTCAGCTTAAAGACAGTTTGCAGGTTCCGTTACTATCGGCCACTAATTACAATAATCTAGCGTTGATCAAAGCCAAAAACGGTGATTTTGACAGTGCAAAAATTTTCTATCACAAAAGCATCACGTTGAAATTACTGGGGGGGTCCAAAAAAGGCCTCTCCTTGAGTTACTACAACCTTGGAACGCTCTTCAAAGACGAGGAAAATCTGGACTCAGCAATTCATTATTTTCAGAAGAGTCTAGAGGCAAAACCCGAATCACCAGGATTGAAAATGGAACTCTACTGGAACTTATCAAATATGTTCTATTTGAAACGTGACTTTGAAAGGTCAAATAATTTCAAAACGGAGTATGGGATTATTCGAGACAGCCTCGACCTATTAGTAGAAGAAGCCGCCAGGGCCAAAGACAACTTCGAATTTGAACAAAGAGAAAAGCTCAGACTAACGAAAGAAAGTCAGATCAAACAAGTTCAGCTGGCAAAGCGAACCCAGCTTACCTACTTCTTAATTGCCGGCTTGATTCTTTTATCTCTACTCTTTGTTGTAGGATTTCACTATTACCGAATTCGAAAAAACACGGTCATTTCGGAGAAAAACGCCAAAATCAACCAACAACAAATTGATGACTTGTTAAAAAATCACGAACTCAAAGAATTAGGAGCGCGACTAGACGGTCAGGAGAAAGAACGTGTTCGAATAGCCCGTGAGCTACATGACCGATTGGGGAGTACGCTTTCTATTGCAAAAATGCATTTTAAATCAGTCGAGCAAAATCTCAACCACCTCCAAAAACAAAATCAGGAGCAATACGAAAAAGCCACTGATTTATTAGATCAAGCCGTTGATGAAGTCAGGTCTATTTCAAATGAAATGATCTCTGGTGAGCTGTACAAATTTGGTTTGGTCCAGGCCCTGAGAAGTCTGAGGAATTCAGTAAATGAATCGAATGAATTAAACATCAAGTTCATCGAAAAGGGTTTTGATGGAGAAAGAATGTCTTACGACACTGAGATTAACATCTACAGATGTATTCAAGAGTTGCTTAGCAATACGCTGAAACATGCAAATGCATCTGAGGTCATTATTCAACTCATCAAAACAGAAAAGCAAATCCATGTTCAGGTAGAGGACGATGGAATTGGATTTGACACACATAGAATCGCTGATGGAGGAATTGGATTGAAAAATATAAGAGCTAGAGCTGAGCAATTAGATGCGGAAGTAAACATTGATGCCCGAATTGGAAATGGGACCTTCATAACTATTGATATACCATTGAAAAACTTATGA
- a CDS encoding response regulator transcription factor codes for MIKLLLADDHQIVLDGLSSLLSKERDMKIIDEVPDGELVLKVLATKQVDIVILDIEMPELDGIETTKAIKETYKTVKVLILSMYNDEEFIKQIIQIGASGYILKNRGKEELVDAIRKIAEGGQFFGEAVTNVLIEGLRKPKNLQEKEEVILTRREKEVLGLISHGLTTPQIAEKLFIAHSTVETHRRNLIDKTNSSNTKALIRYAYKNGLVD; via the coding sequence ATGATAAAGTTATTGTTAGCAGATGATCATCAAATCGTTTTAGATGGTCTATCCTCTTTATTGTCTAAGGAAAGAGATATGAAAATTATTGACGAAGTGCCGGACGGGGAATTGGTATTAAAAGTTCTTGCTACTAAACAGGTGGACATAGTCATACTAGACATTGAAATGCCAGAATTAGATGGCATTGAAACGACCAAGGCCATTAAAGAGACATACAAAACGGTTAAGGTATTGATCCTAAGTATGTATAATGACGAGGAATTTATAAAGCAAATCATTCAAATCGGAGCCTCAGGCTATATTCTCAAAAATCGAGGAAAAGAAGAACTGGTAGATGCTATTCGTAAAATAGCTGAAGGTGGACAGTTTTTTGGTGAAGCAGTAACCAATGTTCTTATCGAGGGACTAAGAAAGCCAAAGAACCTGCAAGAAAAAGAAGAGGTCATCTTGACCCGGAGAGAAAAGGAAGTATTGGGCTTGATTTCACATGGTCTTACTACCCCTCAAATAGCTGAAAAACTTTTCATTGCACATAGCACCGTAGAAACTCATCGAAGAAATTTGATCGACAAGACCAATTCCTCTAACACAAAAGCTTTGATTAGGTACGCTTATAAAAATGGCTTGGTGGATTGA
- a CDS encoding caspase family protein, with amino-acid sequence MKKALLVGINDYDWAPLNGCASDAIAMAKVLGRNYDQESNFACKVIISDREKNHYDIEDIPVFINHDVKRSNLRKAVEELFSDPSDVALFYFSGHGHESDMGGSLVTTDAKKYDEGVAIVDILRMANSATHIREIILILDCCHSGQLGNLPDYENNRALLRKGISILTASTAEQVARERNGHGVFTSVLIEGLLGGAANLIGNVTSASLYNFADKALGAFEQRPVYKSHVISLRTIRRSEPQLTIQEIREIPKIFPQIDHQKFLDKSYEPAIEPRDRKNELEYKLIQKFIAASLVKPSSRDHIYYEAIENGSCELTALGKLYWRMSKNNRI; translated from the coding sequence ATGAAAAAGGCACTTCTTGTAGGAATCAACGATTATGACTGGGCTCCTTTGAATGGCTGTGCCAGCGATGCTATCGCCATGGCGAAGGTGCTGGGAAGAAATTATGATCAAGAGTCCAACTTTGCATGTAAGGTTATTATTTCAGATCGAGAAAAAAATCATTATGATATTGAAGACATTCCAGTTTTTATAAATCATGATGTGAAGAGATCGAACTTGCGAAAAGCTGTGGAAGAACTTTTCTCGGATCCGAGTGATGTCGCTCTTTTCTACTTTTCAGGTCATGGACATGAAAGTGATATGGGTGGCAGTCTGGTCACAACAGATGCTAAAAAATATGACGAAGGAGTGGCAATAGTTGACATCCTTCGAATGGCTAACAGTGCTACACATATAAGAGAAATAATTCTAATTCTGGATTGCTGTCATAGTGGGCAGCTAGGCAATTTACCAGATTATGAAAACAACCGTGCTCTTCTCAGAAAAGGCATCTCTATCTTGACTGCCAGTACAGCAGAGCAAGTGGCAAGAGAAAGAAATGGCCATGGGGTGTTTACCAGTGTTCTAATTGAAGGACTTTTAGGAGGAGCCGCAAATTTGATTGGAAACGTAACCTCTGCAAGTCTATATAATTTCGCAGATAAGGCTTTAGGAGCATTCGAGCAGAGGCCAGTTTACAAATCCCACGTCATTTCCTTACGCACCATAAGAAGATCTGAACCACAGCTAACCATACAGGAAATAAGAGAGATTCCAAAAATCTTTCCTCAGATCGATCATCAAAAATTCCTGGATAAAAGTTATGAACCAGCAATAGAACCTAGAGATAGGAAAAACGAGCTAGAATATAAGTTAATTCAAAAGTTCATAGCGGCTTCTCTTGTTAAGCCTTCTTCAAGGGATCACATTTATTATGAAGCTATCGAAAATGGAAGTTGCGAATTGACAGCTCTTGGGAAACTTTATTGGCGAATGTCAAAAAATAATAGGATTTAA
- a CDS encoding SH3 domain-containing protein, with translation MASDLNQADSLFEAKKYTEALEVYENIFQNDQASPSMLLKMAFIQEGLENYVDALYYLNLYYEKSGNKKALVKMQEIAAANELEGYEFTDQDYILNILSKNKLLIQIALLTLALLLMVYIIRKFQKKESARLPLIFQVLIIAVLFVFNNETFATERAIVLNDHTLLRSAPSAAAEPLESIEKGHRVRVLEQSEVWVKIEWNDQSAYLRKGRIRLI, from the coding sequence ATGGCTTCGGACCTGAATCAAGCGGATTCTTTGTTCGAGGCGAAAAAATATACGGAAGCCCTGGAAGTGTATGAAAATATCTTTCAAAATGACCAGGCCTCCCCAAGTATGCTGCTCAAAATGGCATTCATCCAGGAAGGTCTGGAGAATTATGTCGATGCTCTTTACTATCTGAACCTCTACTACGAAAAGTCGGGGAACAAAAAGGCGCTGGTAAAAATGCAAGAAATTGCCGCGGCGAATGAGCTGGAAGGTTATGAGTTTACTGATCAGGATTACATTCTGAATATCCTCAGCAAAAACAAGTTACTTATTCAGATTGCCTTGTTGACACTCGCACTCTTGCTAATGGTCTACATCATTAGAAAATTTCAGAAAAAAGAATCAGCGAGGCTGCCATTGATTTTTCAGGTATTGATCATCGCAGTATTGTTTGTCTTCAATAATGAGACCTTTGCTACGGAAAGAGCCATCGTTCTCAATGATCATACCCTGCTTCGTTCTGCACCTTCCGCAGCAGCTGAACCGCTGGAATCTATTGAAAAAGGGCATCGGGTACGGGTACTGGAGCAATCAGAAGTCTGGGTCAAGATCGAATGGAACGATCAATCGGCCTATTTAAGAAAAGGACGCATCCGACTTATCTGA
- a CDS encoding PLP-dependent aspartate aminotransferase family protein — protein MDSRHIIYQLGEEFETDAIPGSPPIHQTSNYLFNSVKGMQAALREEHGLPFYTRGTNPTVQLLSKKIAALESMEDALVFGSGSAAISSALLSFLKAGDHVVCTASPYSWTGKLMRNWLSRFQVAVDFFGPEDDLKQALKSNTRLIYLESPNSWTFEAYDLQTVGQLARKMGILTILDNSYATPLLQRPAEASIDLVVHSATKYLGGHSDLVAGVVCGSTAHITTIFKEAYMTLGGIISPNDAWLLLRSLRTLPQRLEAIQKSTKSIMGFLLEHPVIQKVHYPQSPSQSLKDMSGLFTIDLKTDDTQKVEQFCDAFKVFKLGPSWGSFHSLIFPAITTINSMNYHAEDTVAGRIRISIGLEDETVLIEDLSNALDLLS, from the coding sequence ATGGATTCCAGGCACATTATTTACCAGCTCGGTGAAGAATTCGAAACGGATGCAATTCCCGGGTCCCCTCCTATACATCAGACATCCAATTACCTTTTCAATAGTGTAAAGGGCATGCAGGCGGCACTAAGAGAGGAGCACGGCCTTCCCTTTTATACACGTGGCACCAACCCTACTGTGCAATTGCTCTCTAAAAAAATTGCTGCATTAGAATCCATGGAGGATGCACTGGTTTTTGGCAGTGGTAGTGCTGCTATCTCATCTGCGTTATTATCTTTTCTAAAGGCTGGTGATCATGTTGTTTGCACAGCCTCTCCATATAGTTGGACGGGTAAACTGATGCGGAACTGGTTGTCCCGATTTCAGGTGGCCGTGGATTTTTTTGGCCCTGAAGATGATCTTAAACAAGCCTTAAAGTCCAACACGCGACTGATCTATCTTGAAAGTCCCAATTCCTGGACTTTCGAAGCTTACGATCTGCAAACCGTTGGGCAATTAGCGAGAAAAATGGGTATCCTAACCATTTTGGATAACAGCTACGCGACTCCCTTGCTTCAAAGACCTGCTGAAGCATCCATTGACCTGGTGGTCCATTCCGCCACCAAATATCTGGGTGGACATAGCGATCTGGTTGCAGGTGTAGTATGTGGTTCTACAGCACACATCACCACTATCTTCAAGGAAGCGTACATGACCCTCGGAGGCATCATTTCTCCGAATGATGCATGGCTACTGCTTCGTTCGTTAAGAACGCTCCCACAGCGACTGGAAGCCATCCAAAAAAGCACTAAATCAATTATGGGATTCCTGCTGGAGCACCCGGTCATTCAAAAAGTGCATTACCCACAATCACCCAGTCAATCATTGAAGGACATGAGCGGCTTGTTCACCATAGACCTGAAAACAGATGACACACAAAAAGTGGAGCAGTTTTGTGATGCGTTCAAAGTATTCAAGCTTGGCCCTTCCTGGGGATCTTTCCATTCGCTCATATTTCCGGCAATCACGACCATCAACTCCATGAATTATCATGCTGAAGATACCGTGGCGGGCAGAATTCGGATCAGCATCGGACTGGAAGATGAAACAGTATTAATTGAAGATTTATCCAACGCGCTGGACTTACTTTCGTAA